accacatggtggctcacgaccatctctaatgggatccgatgccctcttctggtgtgtctgaagagagcaacagtgcactcacattaaataaacaaacaaacaaacaaacaaatggaggaagaggaggaggaggaggaggaggatgaggaggaggaggaggaggaggaccacccTCAAAGGTGGTAGGTAATTGCGTAGGTTTTTCTAGGGAGCGGGTGGTGgtaagacaggttttctctacataaccctggctgtctcagtggcctcgaactcacaaagatctgccggCCTCCGCCTCAAATGctggggattaaaggtatgcaccaccgtTCCCCACTTGTTTGGGGAATCTTTATTCGCCTTGGCATCACTCAAAGCCTTCTGTGTGCACAGTGTGCCTGGTGCCGGCACACCGttcagaagcagacagagaaatcTTACTGTAAAGCGATTCCAGCTTGCATTTATCAGGACTCTTCCTTAGACTGGTGTAGCTGAGAACACGCCTCAACTGATGTCTAAAACCGGAACAATTTCACGGCATGTCTAAGTACCATGACACAGGCTTCTgttctgggaaggaaggaaacagggagaACGGTGTCCCAAACCCAGGCTCTTCCCAGATGGAGAGCCTAGAGTTACTTACAGAAAGGAAGGGCGGGTTCTCCTGGAACGGGGTAAAGGGGTGGTGACTCAGGCTGGGGCATAGGGCGCCCTCTTGTGGCCCATCCTGGGAAGACAGGCTTCCTTATTCTCTAGTACTTAACCATAATGTCATCATTGGCCGGCGTGTATTGCTTTTGTCGAagactttgcattttttttctggatatgaatatttattattctgtttcCATTGTCAAAATTTTATGATCTTggtctttccttcttgcctttgtACAGAGCCAAAAGAGACACATTGGCTACTTTAACCACCTTAAAGCGGACTCCAGGAATATCACCCACGGCATGGCCTTTGCGACCAAATCCAGCAACCAGAACTTCATCATTTTCCTCAATGAAGTTCAAGCAACCGTCATTGGGCACGAACGCTGTGATCTTCTTGCCGTTCTTAATGAGCTGCACCCTGACACACTTCCGGATGGCAGAATTTGGCTGTTTGGCTTCAACCCCTACTTTTTCCAGCACAATTCCCTTTGCGTGAGAGGCACCCCCAAACGGATTGGCCTTCAGAGCTGTGCCTAAGTGGGCTTTCTTGTACTGTTTATCATGCCACTTCTGGTCCCGTCGGTGACTGCGGAGCTTCTGGGCAGTACGGAGACCACAACACTTACCCATCTTGCCGGCGCCACGGCCCGAGAGAAAGCAAGactctgcattttaaaatgtactttccaCCAGTCATGGAGGTGTACACTCTTCATCTCAACATccgggaggcagaaacaggcggatctctgtgtgACTTAGCCAGTCCGATCTATAGAAGGAGTTCTAGGACaagcagggctacatagagagatcctgacttcaaacaaacaaacaaacaaacaaacaaaaacacctgaaccaggggttggggatttagctcagtggtagagcgcttgcctaggaagcgcaaggccctgggttcggtccccagctcgaaaaaaaaaccaaaaaaaaaaaaaaaaaaaaaaaaaaccacacctgaaccaatccaaacaaaacaaaattttctctTTGCCTGTGGCCCAATTTGCCTACTGTCATCAGGTGTTAAAAAGCCTCAGAGGGGTTAAACAGTATTTGACCTGAATCCATTGTTCTTACGACTTACTGACCCCTCATAGAAATTAGTCCTGAGGTAAGTTTGGGtttgctgctttaaaaaaaaaaaagatgtattcgtttgtttgtttgtttgtttgtttgtttgtttgttgtatatgtgtgagtgcctggGTGTATAAATGTTCACCACTTACATCTTGGAGCCCATGGGAGTCAAAAGAGGGTATTGGGTGGCCTGGATCTGGGGTCACAATGACctttctgagctgccatgtgggtggcaagaactgaatctgggtcctctacaagagcaaccaGCGTTATTAACtactgagcaacctctccagccccacttgaACTCAGACTCTGGGATGAGGGGGAGTTTGTGCCcccaaatttttaatttttctttttatgtgtatgggtattttgcctgtttgtatgaaagcatgaaataaagcaaacaaacaaacaaaacaaaaaacaaccaaccaaacaacaacaacaaaacccactaaGGACATTGAAGTACCTAAACTCAAGGAAACCAACTAAAAGAGAATTCCAAAGCAAACATCAAAagtagggatggggtggggttggggatttagctcagtggtagagcacttgcctagcaaatgcaaggccctgggttcggtccccagttctgaaaaaaaagaaaagaaaaaaaaagtagggatCACATTAGTGAGAAACagataatgaaattaaaatgggTGACTGGCTATCATGAAGaaccaattaaaaattttagaacCAGGTGGTGGTCACCCAcaacttttaattccagcacttgggaagcagaggtctctgaatttgaagctaacctggtctacagagctaattcaaaggcttccagggctacacagagaaaccctgtcttagaaggaggaggaggaggaggaggaagaggaggaggaggaggaggaagaggaagaggaggagaaggaggaggaagaggaagaggaggaggaggaggaggggaggagggggggaggaggaggaggagggggagaaagaagaaatgactgTCATACTAACAGAAACTTAAAGCTCAATAAAAGGACCTTCATTCTATGTAAAACCAATGGCTGATTCATGAACCGATGGACCAAGCCTTGCAGGAGTGAACAGGGGACGGTGACAGTTAAAGAATAAGGTTGATAATTTCTCATAAGTCAGGCCTAAGTTCCCAAGTACGTGCCATCCTCCTGTATGCATTCTGCATGGCTCCACGGCATCTCCTGCCTCCCCAAGTTTAGATTTAAATAGAGGGCAAACACTATGCATAACTGGGAAGTCCTGGTCTCGGTGTGGTCCTGCCTATCACTGACCCACCCTTGTCTCAGCACTCGTCTGCCCTGTAAAGCGGTCTGAGAAGTCATTAGAACTGTGCGACAAGTCTTTCTAGGAGACAAGTTCCTCCTCTGCCCAGCACAAGGCTCCAGTCTTTTCCTTCTCCACAGCATGGAATTCTGGGAAACTTAGAGGTCCTTTCATCTCACTTCTCCTGCCAGTCAGTGACAGGCACACTACTCCCTCATCTTCTCCTTGGCCAGTCTCTTATCACTGACTTTAGGGTATCACTGGCTAACTCAGAGTAGCCTCCCCATCCTAAGATCCTTAACCCAGTCACATCTGCCAGAGCCACCAAAGAAGATCACAGATTCTGGGAATCAAGCGAGACGTCTTCCCACCTAAGCCTCCCTATTCAAAATGGCCAAAGTAAACGTAAGACATGTTTCTAGTTCCGGGATGGCAAGGAGTGTGTGACAGGCATGATGACAGATGTAcggagggaggaggtgggcagCGGACAGCCACAAGGCTCAGGGGACTCAAGCCCCTCCTGCTGCCAGAGATGAACAGGATGGGTCTCTTCCAACCTTCCCCGGGCTGCCCTCAAAGAACAGCAGATTTTGATGCCTTCCCTGAGGCTAAGGAagttgaaggccctgaagggctTGAGAAGAGACACCACATGAAGGCTGTGGGAGAGGTTTTATAGCAGAGAGCTCCAGGGGTAGCACGCCAGCTCCTGGGTTTGATTGCCAGCATTgccgctccccacccccatgtctgTTATAGTTGGACTGACCGGCCTCACTCAGAGCCCATCACTTCCGGTGCCCACAAGCTCAGCAACTGTGGATGCAAGTAGGCCGGCTGCAGAAACTTCCGCCCCGCCTGGGAACTCTTGATTCCTCCCATCCCACACTTGTGCAACCAATTTTGTGACTCAAGATGCAAACTTCCCATCTTCGGGGTGAGCTTCAGAATGCCTGTGACTAATCTCTCCCATATTATCCCAGGAGGATAATTTGCCTAGAATGAAGTGGGGGCTTCTTCTGTGTCTCTAACAACAGCTCATCCCCGATGAGCCAGACAGGGTGCTGAGCTCAGCATTTTTAATCGTCTCAGCGGTACCTTTGGAGATCTGCCGTCCTGATTTCCACCTCTGCCATCGTGATTTTCACCTCccgaaggaaggagaaaaatgctCAGTAAGGCTAAGGTACCTATCCACGGTTGGCCCGCTGCCAATCATGGCGGATGGGACTTGTACCAGGGTAGTCTTGTCCTTTGGGTCTGGAGTGCCTCACCAGTCCCTCGGGCCCAtttgaggatccaaactcagacaCAGTGTTCGTGCAGCATCCCGCAGAGCTTTGAATAGCCATGGCTCCAActgggtggggaagggagtgCGCCATCTACAGTTCTACGAGGATTTACACTGTCCTCAAGGAACTGGCTTCTCTCTTCGGTGAAGAGACATATTCATTAAAAGAAAGCTGGGAAAGAGCGTGGTGGCAGacgcctttaaacccagcattcggaaggcagaagaagcaggcagatttctgtgagttcaaggctagtttggTGTACAcagagagttctgggacagccagggctacatagtgagaccctgtcttaaaaaaaaaaaaaaaaaaaaaaaaaagacggaggaaacaaacaaacaagaaaaaaaaacctggaagaaCATATGCTGAAATGTCAGCATTGGCGTGAACAGAAGGAGCCGCCTGCCCTCTCTGTACAAAGAGTATGTGCTGCTTTTGTAAGCACAAAAGAAGTAATTAAGacaagaaggaggggaaggaggggcatGAGTCAGCAGACCTTCTGGGATACCAAGGCAGCTCCCCCAGAGGCTACAGCTCCTCTCCCTGACTACACTTGCTCCCTAACCTGAAAAACCTGCAGCTGGGCCCCGTTcctgttctctgcctcctcccagccTCCGAGCCAAGCTACTGCCCATCTCAAAATGTCCCCTCACCCTCCGTACTTCACAGGAAGCCTTCTTGTGAGTCTCCTGTCCCAAACTCCCCAGGACTGTGAGGGACAGAGATTTCAACCACCACCATCTGCCACAGGGACATGGAAGCCAGGGAAAGGTCTGTGATTGCTTTGGGGTCAGTCACGGCCTCTGtagctctttcccttttctcccaagCTCACTTTAGGAACCCGACAGGAAGCACAATGGGCCTGTTGATGCTTGTTTAGCTAATGAAAGAGCAAGGGTGTGCCTTTTCTTTCTGGCGGTCCCCTGGCACCTGGGCCCTTGACATCTGCTACAGACCCACCCTGATTTCTGTGGCCCTCAGCTAAACTTGGAGTGAGGACTCAGAGGCAAGATCTTTGACTTGGATaaggatggttggggaggggttggggatttagctcagtggtagagcgcttgcctagcaagcgcaagggccctgggttcggtccccagctccgggaaaaaaaaaaaaaaaaaggatggtaggggaaagaggtggggagagggggtgggcaGAAAGGATCACATCAGCAAGAACGTCCAGGAGGGTGGGAACTGTGGGTATGATGGATCAATCACTTAATGCCTTTGGCTTTAAGTTCCGTCCCCTAGAAAATGGGTCTCACAGAAATCGCAACCACCTTCTGAATAGTCCCAGGACCAGGTAAGGACTTTTCTACAGCCTTTAGCAAAATACCTGGATAGAATGCACTGAGTCTTGTTGTTCTTGACAGGAGCATACTGGTCTGATCAAGCCAGCTCATTTTGTGTGAGTATTTGCCATATGCTGTTTGCCAGAATCCTGTCATGCACCATGGATAGAAAGTAGAAAAAGCTTCCATCACATAGCCCCTCTAGAGACACCAGCCCATAAATCCAGCCATTTTATAAATCCAGAATCCTTTGCGGTTCCCAAAGCCCACGGAGTTCGTGAATGTCGCTGGGGCAGGCACAAGTGGGCAGTGCAAGAGAAGGGCCCTGAGGCCTTTAGGGCTGAGAGAAGACATCTGATCTCAAGCCCAGGTCAAAGGTTGACAGAGGGATGCCCCACAGATGACAGCAGTGAGTAGTTTCAGGCCCAGAAGCAACCAGGGGAAGAATCTGTCCAGACCTAAGCAGACAGGTCATGTGTGGTAGGGGTCGGAGGCAGGAGTGATATTCAGTTGATTTCTACAAAAGAATCTGAGGGGAGGGAACCGTGGTGTGGTGAGGAGTAgggttgggggcggggcgggggggggagctGGACGGACCTGAGAGAGTGAAGGCAAAAGATGCAGACACGCCTGGAGGAATTATCTGAATCTCGGTGTCTTTATCTGTCTGGAGGTTGATGCCCAGATGCTTAGGTTATCTATATCCCTGTCATCTTCCACCAGGCGTGGGCCAGCTAAGCACAATCCCGCGGGTGGAGTCTGGAAACCCACAGCAGCAGATTGGCTTCCCCATGTCTGTCGGCCAGCCCGGTCTTGTTGCCCTGAGGTGGGGACAGCTACATCGACCAAGTGTCAGACCTATGATGAGCGTCGACTAAGCCAGGTTCCCAAGCTAGAGAGCCCAACCCTTTGTGCTGCgtgagatggaaaaaaaaaaaaatgtggaggaAGCTGCGTGGGCCCACAGcgtcagtctggcttctctccacATCGGCAAGAAGAAAGCGCCCAGCAGATGGCAGCAGAGAGCACGTGGCCAGCCTCCAAGGGCTTTGCCACAGAAAAGGAGTCCATGACCTTGGTAGTTATAAACTGA
The window above is part of the Rattus rattus isolate New Zealand chromosome 15, Rrattus_CSIRO_v1, whole genome shotgun sequence genome. Proteins encoded here:
- the LOC116884725 gene encoding 40S ribosomal protein S23-like, coding for MGKCCGLRTAQKLRSHRRDQKWHDKQYKKAHLGTALKANPFGGASHAKGIVLEKVGVEAKQPNSAIRKCVRVQLIKNGKKITAFVPNDGCLNFIEENDEVLVAGFGRKGHAVGDIPGVRFKVVKVANVSLLALYKGKKERPRS